In Meiothermus ruber DSM 1279, the following proteins share a genomic window:
- a CDS encoding Fic family protein: protein MPISKGNMADSGFGPSDIVAERKALLERLGGLPATLLSVRNEEWLYMLQEDTHHSLAIEGHFATEQQLKAVLQGRRSGPEIVNYFRTAQSLYDLALQYHLEGQTHLDLALIRHIHSELWRDLAPDRGRFALNGEARVIQGAQVRPPVYDVEAYMRAFVRVTLELLRQYPILEALARSHTLFEAIHPFKDGNGRAGRILLSYLAINQGYVPIVIKGLHPEERNAYYQALEAADRGFHQGFPPPKPPLLLERLEEGNFAPLVGLLLEGMLPRLDQTIALSLAARVPLLGLEEVARALGVPRGTLYQWRKRGRLIVLKPQGRRAGLLSHPWLFLGTQDTPAQTPANFPPIRENQAGQTMSLFEAVLQNPTDTRLE, encoded by the coding sequence ATGCCGATAAGTAAGGGCAATATGGCCGATTCGGGTTTTGGCCCATCTGACATAGTGGCCGAACGAAAAGCCCTGCTGGAGCGGCTGGGAGGGCTTCCAGCCACCCTGCTCTCGGTACGCAACGAGGAGTGGTTGTACATGCTGCAGGAGGACACCCACCACTCCCTGGCCATCGAGGGGCATTTTGCGACCGAGCAGCAGCTCAAGGCGGTGCTGCAAGGGCGCAGGAGCGGCCCCGAGATCGTCAACTACTTTCGCACCGCGCAAAGCCTCTACGACCTGGCCCTGCAATACCACCTCGAGGGCCAGACCCACCTCGACCTGGCGCTGATCCGCCACATCCACAGCGAACTCTGGCGCGACCTCGCACCCGACCGGGGGCGCTTTGCCTTGAACGGCGAGGCCCGGGTCATCCAGGGAGCCCAGGTGCGCCCGCCGGTTTACGACGTGGAGGCCTACATGCGGGCGTTCGTGCGGGTGACGCTGGAGCTGCTGCGTCAGTACCCCATTCTGGAGGCTCTGGCCCGCTCCCATACCCTTTTCGAGGCCATCCACCCGTTCAAAGATGGCAACGGACGGGCCGGGCGGATTCTGCTGAGCTACCTGGCAATCAATCAGGGTTACGTGCCCATCGTGATCAAAGGACTGCACCCCGAAGAGCGCAATGCCTATTACCAGGCCCTCGAGGCCGCCGACCGGGGGTTTCACCAGGGCTTCCCCCCACCCAAACCACCCCTGCTGCTGGAGCGGCTGGAAGAAGGGAACTTTGCGCCGCTGGTGGGGTTGCTGCTCGAGGGGATGCTGCCCCGCCTGGATCAGACCATTGCCCTGTCCCTGGCCGCCCGGGTGCCCCTGCTGGGCCTGGAGGAGGTGGCCCGGGCGCTGGGGGTACCCCGTGGGACGCTGTACCAGTGGCGTAAGCGAGGGCGTCTGATCGTACTCAAGCCACAGGGGCGGCGTGCAGGGCTGCTCAGCCACCCCTGGCTCTTCCTGGGAACCCAGGACACCCCGGCCCAAACACCCGCGAACTTCCCACCCATCCGCGAAAACCAAGCAGGCCAGACCATGAGCCTGTTTGAAGCCGTGTTGCAAAACCCTACCGATACTCGTTTGGAGTGA
- a CDS encoding Eco57I restriction-modification methylase domain-containing protein: protein MHKANEAKRYAPALAIAEAKYWGRDLDVKRKDGRDRVQSPVSPSFQLSDYLSSTSLEWGILTNGQEWRLYWGKAADKQKRYFAVDLVQALQDPEAFRFFWLFFRREAFTKGAQGSFLGRILEGSEQYGLRVGKRLKGVVFEQVFPLLAEGFLRYHKQVLKQPPDKAMLQETYRATLSLLYRLLFLLYAEDRDLLPVSDTLGYQQYSLSRIRRNVAEWLDQGRAYSEQSYSLWERLSTLFTFIDKGDSTLRVPPYNGGLFKPGVYPFLDTHKVADAFLAPALDKLARQEDEDGKLRFVDYKYLTVRELGAVYEGLLEFSLKVAEEDLVVVKDDDREVYKPKAKLTAKEKPVAEVPKGKPYLVNDKTERHASGSYYTPDYVVEYIVRRALEPVVAKRREALEKVLTEYAHWSKKQDKRPTKQNVERLTELRHKALDTLLDVKVVDPAMGSGHFLVGAVDFLSERFANLITELRAEPITDALAGLRDEIKAQMKQYGLELKDEQLSDINLLKRMVMKRCVFGVDLNSMAVELAKLSLWLDAFTVGAPLSFLDHHLRHGNSVLGVSRSEFVRWVERENPVWLSELEREVEEATRKAQELLSVRDLTPAEVELSQSLYAHWEFEFPEVFFGPERKYNPGFDAVIGNPPYVRQEQLGPNKPFFEKAYESIYAGAADLYTYFFARGLGVLREGGRLGFISSRQFTRAAYGEGLRKLLTAHTLLEITDFGENPVFEGVGTFPAIFILEKGQPAYPIRYKAVSKAEFSALMEKPSEARAEELAQLVEGGQNLGPEAFRPEGWTLGSADENAILRKMEENGVPLGAYVEGIYYGIKTGFNEAFFIDEPTRNRLIKEDSRSAELIKPLLVGDDVRHYYARWPKTYLILIPSSSHFDEGSWADSQIQEEAEQIFKETYPAIYKHLVSWRDKLKARSDQGRWWWELRPCAYYQLLEAPKIVYPEIAKEPRFYLDYRGFYINKKLFFIPRADWYLLAVLNSRVAFGILKLRLSALGDADEGGRLELRAVHLQHLPIPKVPHTTQASELEIALEEARKHYAQGEVSAALTWAEKELVAGCRDTVAAFLGFLAQEMQRMQAERLSLEGGWRGWVEHAFQGTGKLGKEWLAEDWAREGLGVGVEAITERFKVKRVKTTPQTLAQLKMHTQETLDQLRPLYQRLEATDRLIDRLVARLYGLTDEEAERLWATPSS, encoded by the coding sequence GTGCACAAAGCAAACGAGGCCAAGCGGTACGCCCCAGCCCTGGCCATAGCCGAGGCCAAGTACTGGGGGCGTGACCTTGATGTGAAGCGAAAGGATGGCAGGGATCGTGTACAAAGCCCGGTCAGCCCATCCTTCCAGCTTAGTGACTACCTTTCCTCTACGAGCCTGGAATGGGGCATTCTGACCAATGGCCAGGAATGGCGACTGTACTGGGGTAAAGCAGCCGATAAGCAGAAGCGCTACTTCGCAGTGGATCTGGTACAGGCCCTCCAGGATCCCGAGGCTTTCCGCTTCTTCTGGCTGTTCTTCCGTCGCGAGGCCTTTACAAAGGGCGCGCAGGGTAGCTTCCTTGGGCGCATTCTCGAGGGCAGCGAGCAGTACGGCTTGCGGGTGGGGAAAAGGCTCAAGGGCGTGGTCTTCGAACAGGTTTTCCCTCTTCTGGCCGAAGGGTTTCTGCGCTACCACAAGCAGGTGCTTAAGCAGCCGCCAGACAAGGCTATGTTGCAGGAGACCTACCGGGCCACCCTGAGCTTGCTCTACCGGCTCTTATTTCTGCTGTATGCCGAAGACCGCGACTTGCTTCCGGTTTCGGATACGTTGGGTTATCAGCAGTACAGCCTTTCACGCATCCGCCGCAACGTTGCCGAATGGCTAGATCAGGGTCGAGCTTACAGCGAGCAATCCTACAGTCTTTGGGAGCGCCTCAGCACCCTTTTCACCTTCATTGATAAGGGGGATTCTACGCTTAGGGTTCCTCCCTACAACGGAGGGCTCTTTAAGCCAGGGGTGTATCCTTTTCTAGACACCCACAAGGTAGCCGATGCCTTTCTGGCCCCCGCGCTGGACAAACTGGCGCGTCAGGAGGACGAGGACGGCAAGCTCCGTTTTGTGGACTACAAATACCTTACGGTGCGGGAGCTAGGGGCCGTATACGAAGGGTTGCTGGAATTCAGCTTGAAGGTGGCGGAAGAAGACCTGGTGGTGGTAAAAGACGATGATCGCGAGGTCTATAAGCCAAAGGCGAAGCTCACTGCTAAGGAGAAGCCCGTCGCCGAAGTCCCCAAGGGCAAGCCCTATCTGGTCAACGACAAAACGGAGCGCCACGCCTCCGGCAGCTACTACACTCCCGACTATGTGGTGGAGTACATCGTACGCAGGGCTTTGGAGCCGGTGGTCGCGAAGCGTAGAGAGGCGCTAGAGAAGGTTCTGACTGAGTACGCCCACTGGAGCAAGAAGCAGGATAAGCGCCCCACAAAGCAGAACGTTGAGCGGCTGACCGAGCTTCGCCACAAAGCGCTGGATACCCTCCTGGATGTCAAGGTGGTAGACCCGGCCATGGGCTCGGGCCACTTTCTGGTGGGGGCGGTGGACTTCCTTTCCGAGCGCTTTGCCAACCTGATCACCGAACTCAGGGCCGAACCCATTACCGATGCCCTAGCCGGGTTGCGGGATGAGATTAAGGCGCAGATGAAGCAGTACGGCCTCGAGCTGAAAGACGAACAACTCTCCGATATCAACCTGCTCAAGCGCATGGTGATGAAGCGCTGCGTCTTTGGGGTGGATCTCAACTCCATGGCTGTGGAACTGGCCAAGCTCTCGCTGTGGCTGGACGCCTTCACGGTAGGGGCGCCTCTTTCTTTCCTGGATCATCACCTGCGCCACGGTAACAGCGTGCTGGGGGTGTCCAGGAGCGAGTTTGTGCGTTGGGTGGAGCGGGAGAACCCGGTTTGGCTATCCGAGCTCGAGCGTGAGGTGGAGGAGGCCACCCGCAAGGCCCAGGAGCTCCTAAGCGTGCGCGACCTCACCCCAGCCGAAGTGGAACTCTCCCAAAGCCTCTACGCCCACTGGGAGTTCGAGTTTCCCGAGGTTTTCTTTGGCCCGGAACGCAAATACAACCCCGGCTTCGATGCGGTGATCGGCAACCCGCCCTATGTGCGCCAGGAGCAGCTTGGACCCAACAAGCCGTTTTTCGAGAAAGCCTACGAGAGTATTTACGCAGGAGCTGCCGACCTGTACACCTACTTCTTTGCTAGGGGCCTGGGGGTGCTCCGCGAGGGCGGACGGCTGGGGTTCATCTCTTCTCGCCAGTTCACCCGCGCGGCCTACGGCGAGGGCTTGCGGAAGCTGCTCACGGCCCACACTCTCCTAGAGATTACCGACTTCGGCGAGAACCCGGTCTTCGAGGGGGTGGGCACCTTCCCGGCCATCTTCATCCTGGAGAAGGGCCAACCAGCCTACCCCATCCGCTACAAGGCGGTGAGCAAGGCCGAGTTTTCGGCGCTGATGGAAAAGCCCTCAGAAGCTCGAGCGGAAGAGCTGGCCCAATTGGTGGAAGGCGGCCAGAACCTAGGCCCGGAGGCTTTCCGCCCCGAGGGATGGACCCTGGGGAGCGCCGACGAGAACGCCATCCTGCGCAAGATGGAAGAGAACGGGGTGCCGCTTGGGGCGTATGTAGAGGGCATTTATTACGGTATCAAGACTGGCTTCAACGAGGCTTTCTTCATTGACGAGCCTACCCGCAACCGCCTGATCAAGGAGGACTCCAGGAGTGCCGAACTCATCAAGCCTCTGTTGGTGGGGGATGATGTGCGGCATTACTATGCTCGGTGGCCCAAAACTTACTTGATTTTGATACCAAGTAGCAGCCATTTCGACGAAGGTTCATGGGCGGATTCACAAATTCAGGAAGAGGCAGAACAAATCTTTAAGGAAACCTACCCTGCCATCTATAAACATCTGGTTTCCTGGAGAGATAAGCTGAAGGCAAGAAGTGATCAGGGGCGCTGGTGGTGGGAGCTTAGACCTTGCGCTTATTATCAACTCCTCGAGGCCCCCAAGATTGTGTACCCCGAAATAGCTAAGGAACCGCGTTTCTATTTGGATTACAGAGGCTTCTATATCAATAAGAAACTCTTTTTCATTCCCCGAGCAGACTGGTATCTCCTGGCAGTGCTGAACTCCAGGGTGGCTTTTGGCATCCTTAAGCTCAGGCTATCTGCACTTGGCGATGCAGACGAAGGAGGCCGCTTAGAACTTCGAGCTGTCCACCTCCAGCACCTTCCCATCCCTAAAGTTCCCCACACCACCCAGGCCTCAGAACTGGAAATAGCCTTAGAGGAAGCTCGGAAACACTACGCTCAAGGGGAAGTTTCGGCAGCCTTGACCTGGGCTGAAAAGGAGCTGGTTGCGGGGTGCAGGGATACTGTGGCCGCCTTCCTGGGCTTCCTGGCCCAGGAGATGCAGCGCATGCAGGCCGAGCGGCTGTCGCTTGAGGGGGGCTGGCGAGGGTGGGTGGAGCACGCTTTTCAGGGCACAGGAAAGCTGGGTAAGGAATGGTTGGCGGAGGACTGGGCAAGGGAGGGGCTAGGGGTGGGTGTCGAAGCCATCACCGAGCGCTTCAAGGTGAAAAGGGTCAAGACCACCCCCCAGACCCTGGCCCAGCTCAAGATGCACACCCAGGAAACCCTCGACCAACTCCGCCCTCTTTACCAGCGCCTGGAAGCTACCGATCGGCTCATTGACCGGCTCGTGGCTCGGCTTTACGGGCTTACCGACGAGGAAGCAGAAAGGCTATGGGCTACCCCATCGTCATAG
- a CDS encoding helicase-related protein has protein sequence MSANLQLPDFIDNDHLKLSEALNFLLRSQPQADIASGYFNLGGYALVKDALAEIPRLRILLSKEGGIAAGELYPAGFQKDLASAKFATRNRELAKELVQLLLRPEIEVRLYTKGFFHGKAYIFGDVAIIGSSNFTHAGLTANTELNSVHKQGYAAQAAREWFERFWEQSQDYKLELVRLLEESKLISSGYSPYLIFLKSLYEYFKDELTVDLEKGRNIGKSLVDLADFQQKAFERALKILEKYDGVFIADSVGLGKTWIGKKLLEHFGYFQRKKCLVIAPAQLSQMWEDELRSIQVAAHVVSMESMGRSNFDASSYFDAEVVLVDESHNFRNSNQRYAALSRIMNAGRRKKAIMLTATPINNSVFDLYNQIMLFARGERYFARAGIPYLRGYFIRALEDGDLLNLLEEVMVRRTRQFVKQEFPEAVINGEPVRFPRRELHTERYDLEAIYPDLYKQVAVRFEELILAAYNPEAFLERPTDKEELERQRNEALIGLIKSLLLKRFESSVEAFRISLRRQIAFHERFIEELMHGHLLSSADYRRLIALENEEEVSSSVQSLPTVDASAYRVLELAQVAAADLEHLREMLRMVEPVAVENDPKIAKLIELIRERPGKKIVVFSYFQDTIRYLEQAFRETYAESLQAVRWAVVDGSVRTKDRTDILRRFAPKSQKTQVAPEDELDLLLATDVFSEGQNLQDADTLINFDLHWNPTRMIQRAGRIDRLGSPFEVIHIHNFFPEDGLEEMLGLLERLMEKIVQIDKNVGLDASILGEVINPKTFNALRRIEQEDARIADELEAEAEISSEFMRALLSTYLQKSGAERLEAIPYGVHSGMAGRGRRGIFFHFKVGDEHIWRFYDVDKREILDSKYRIYNLIQCEEQTPRVDADYNVDDILAEVSRHLLEDLNIQNAVQVDTLPKAQREVLTALRGLARHPQIDRQELIELLKNLNQPLSRVLVRELESIHKAYEAQPMELVKALRAFVEHYYLTQTDQSAQANRRFSEEDLELVVYLTLSATQ, from the coding sequence ATGTCTGCCAACCTGCAATTACCCGACTTCATCGATAATGACCACCTTAAGCTTTCCGAGGCTCTGAATTTTCTGTTGCGAAGCCAACCCCAAGCCGACATTGCCAGTGGTTACTTCAATCTTGGAGGCTATGCCTTGGTCAAAGATGCGCTGGCTGAGATTCCCCGGCTGCGGATTTTACTCTCCAAAGAAGGAGGAATTGCAGCCGGGGAATTGTATCCAGCGGGCTTCCAAAAGGATTTGGCCAGTGCGAAGTTTGCTACACGCAACCGTGAACTGGCTAAAGAACTGGTACAACTTTTATTGCGGCCAGAGATAGAGGTGCGACTCTACACCAAGGGCTTTTTTCATGGCAAGGCCTATATCTTCGGAGATGTTGCTATCATCGGCTCTTCCAACTTTACCCATGCCGGGCTTACCGCAAACACCGAACTCAACTCGGTGCACAAACAGGGTTATGCGGCCCAAGCCGCACGGGAGTGGTTTGAGCGTTTTTGGGAGCAGTCTCAGGATTATAAGCTCGAGCTGGTTAGGCTCTTGGAAGAGTCCAAGCTCATCAGTAGCGGATACAGCCCCTATCTGATTTTCCTAAAGAGCCTGTACGAATACTTCAAGGACGAACTTACCGTTGACCTAGAGAAAGGCCGCAACATTGGTAAGTCCCTGGTAGACCTAGCCGATTTTCAGCAGAAGGCCTTCGAGCGGGCCCTAAAGATTTTGGAGAAGTACGATGGGGTCTTTATCGCCGATTCGGTGGGTTTGGGTAAGACTTGGATCGGTAAGAAACTCCTGGAACACTTCGGCTACTTTCAGCGTAAGAAGTGCTTGGTAATCGCACCAGCTCAACTTTCCCAGATGTGGGAAGATGAACTCCGCTCCATCCAGGTAGCTGCACACGTTGTAAGTATGGAGAGCATGGGACGCTCGAACTTTGATGCGTCCTCATACTTTGATGCTGAGGTAGTGCTGGTTGACGAATCTCACAACTTTCGTAATTCCAACCAGCGATATGCTGCTCTCTCTCGCATAATGAATGCTGGGCGGCGAAAGAAAGCAATAATGCTCACGGCAACCCCCATTAACAACTCTGTCTTCGACCTTTACAACCAGATCATGCTCTTTGCCCGTGGAGAGCGTTACTTTGCCCGTGCTGGCATTCCTTATTTGCGTGGCTATTTCATCCGTGCTTTGGAGGATGGTGATCTGCTGAATTTGCTTGAAGAGGTGATGGTTCGGCGTACTCGCCAGTTTGTAAAGCAGGAGTTTCCCGAGGCCGTCATCAATGGTGAACCGGTGCGCTTCCCTAGGCGTGAATTGCATACCGAGCGGTACGACCTAGAAGCTATTTATCCCGATCTCTACAAGCAAGTAGCTGTACGCTTCGAAGAGCTTATCTTGGCGGCCTATAATCCAGAAGCTTTTCTCGAGAGACCCACTGATAAGGAGGAGCTTGAACGTCAGCGCAACGAGGCTCTAATTGGTCTGATCAAAAGTTTGCTACTCAAGCGCTTTGAGTCAAGTGTGGAAGCATTTCGTATTTCATTGCGTCGTCAGATTGCCTTTCATGAGCGCTTTATTGAGGAACTTATGCATGGGCACCTCCTCTCGAGCGCCGATTACCGTCGCCTTATAGCCCTGGAGAACGAGGAGGAGGTCTCTTCTTCAGTACAATCCCTTCCCACTGTAGATGCTTCGGCGTACCGAGTATTGGAGCTGGCTCAGGTAGCAGCGGCAGACCTTGAGCACCTACGCGAGATGCTGAGAATGGTGGAACCTGTGGCCGTGGAAAACGACCCTAAGATAGCCAAGCTGATCGAGTTGATTCGCGAGAGACCAGGTAAAAAAATAGTTGTGTTTTCCTACTTTCAGGATACCATCCGCTATCTTGAGCAGGCCTTCCGAGAAACCTATGCAGAATCCTTGCAGGCTGTGCGATGGGCGGTGGTGGATGGTAGCGTTCGCACCAAAGACCGTACAGACATTCTTAGGCGATTTGCGCCGAAATCTCAGAAGACCCAGGTTGCTCCCGAGGATGAGCTGGACCTGCTCCTTGCCACTGACGTATTTTCTGAAGGCCAGAACCTGCAAGATGCTGATACACTGATCAACTTCGACCTGCACTGGAACCCTACACGTATGATTCAAAGAGCCGGGCGTATTGACCGACTCGGCTCTCCGTTCGAGGTAATCCATATCCATAACTTTTTTCCCGAAGATGGCCTCGAGGAGATGCTGGGCTTGCTTGAGCGGCTAATGGAGAAGATTGTACAGATCGATAAAAACGTGGGTCTGGATGCTAGTATCCTGGGTGAGGTGATCAATCCCAAGACCTTTAATGCCTTGCGCCGCATCGAGCAAGAGGATGCCCGAATTGCCGATGAATTAGAGGCTGAGGCCGAGATTTCTAGTGAATTCATGCGGGCCTTGCTTTCTACGTATCTGCAAAAATCTGGAGCAGAACGGCTTGAGGCTATTCCCTATGGGGTCCACAGTGGTATGGCAGGGAGAGGACGGCGAGGGATTTTTTTTCACTTCAAAGTAGGAGATGAGCATATTTGGCGGTTCTATGACGTGGATAAGAGGGAAATTCTTGACTCCAAGTATCGTATATATAACCTCATCCAGTGCGAAGAACAAACCCCAAGAGTAGATGCCGATTATAATGTTGACGACATTCTCGCTGAGGTAAGTCGACACCTGCTTGAGGATTTAAACATCCAAAATGCCGTTCAAGTGGATACGCTTCCCAAAGCCCAGCGTGAGGTTCTGACCGCTCTTAGGGGATTAGCCCGGCACCCACAGATAGATCGTCAAGAATTGATCGAACTGTTAAAGAATCTCAATCAGCCACTTTCACGAGTGCTGGTGCGTGAGCTCGAGTCTATTCATAAGGCGTATGAAGCCCAACCAATGGAACTCGTGAAAGCCCTTAGAGCTTTTGTAGAGCATTATTACCTTACCCAAACGGATCAATCTGCGCAAGCAAATCGTCGTTTTAGTGAGGAAGATCTAGAACTGGTCGTTTATTTGACGCTAAGTGCAACGCAGTAA
- a CDS encoding IS4 family transposase, with amino-acid sequence MHHHSELIEVLRPHLKWHRARLDFLSAFVLALIRVRSVNLAQIALALNPWVHIASNYRRCQRFLAEFRLQQEVIGRLILKLLPQDPAHKLVLSLDRTEWTLGQASINLLFIGVAHQGVAYPLVWCFLGKAGSSNLQERLGLLRRLLTFLPKERIQSLCADREFACTGFLRYLRWQQLPYTLRIKAGNRVTYKGRSRPVQQLFRHLDYGAWEALPKPVKLWGQPTYLMGSRLRKGEYLLLITEAEPERAPARYARRWEIETLFKACKSQGFDFESTHLTRAERIESLVALMSIALVWAHRVGEWRLQTQPIPIKNHARKLYSTFRYGLDYLRQLLFAPEARKAELYACVRLLSCT; translated from the coding sequence ATGCATCATCATAGCGAACTCATCGAAGTTCTACGACCCCATCTGAAGTGGCATCGCGCCAGACTGGATTTTCTGTCGGCCTTTGTGCTGGCTTTGATCCGAGTCCGGAGTGTCAACCTGGCCCAGATCGCCCTGGCCTTGAACCCCTGGGTGCACATAGCCTCCAACTACCGTCGCTGTCAAAGGTTCCTGGCCGAGTTCAGGTTGCAGCAGGAAGTCATCGGACGGCTGATCTTGAAGCTCTTGCCACAAGACCCGGCGCACAAGCTGGTTTTGAGCCTGGATCGTACCGAGTGGACCTTGGGTCAGGCCAGCATCAACCTGCTGTTCATTGGAGTGGCCCATCAGGGGGTAGCCTACCCCCTGGTGTGGTGCTTCCTGGGTAAGGCCGGTAGCAGTAATCTGCAGGAGCGACTGGGCTTGCTTCGACGGCTGCTCACGTTCTTACCCAAAGAGCGCATCCAGTCCCTGTGTGCGGATCGGGAGTTTGCCTGTACCGGTTTTCTGCGCTACCTGCGCTGGCAGCAACTGCCCTACACCCTGCGCATCAAAGCGGGGAACCGGGTAACCTACAAGGGCCGCAGCCGACCCGTCCAGCAGTTGTTCCGACATCTGGACTACGGGGCGTGGGAAGCCTTACCTAAACCGGTCAAACTGTGGGGGCAACCCACCTACCTGATGGGCAGTCGTTTGCGAAAGGGGGAGTACCTGCTGCTGATTACTGAGGCGGAGCCGGAGCGGGCCCCTGCCCGCTATGCCCGGCGGTGGGAGATCGAGACCCTCTTCAAGGCTTGCAAATCGCAGGGCTTCGACTTCGAATCCACCCACCTGACTCGGGCTGAACGGATTGAGTCGCTGGTTGCATTGATGAGCATCGCTCTAGTCTGGGCGCATAGGGTTGGTGAATGGCGTCTACAAACCCAGCCCATCCCCATCAAAAACCATGCGCGCAAGCTCTACTCCACCTTCCGCTATGGGCTTGACTATCTACGTCAACTTCTCTTTGCCCCAGAAGCTAGGAAAGCAGAACTGTACGCTTGTGTGAGGCTTTTGTCGTGTACCTAG
- a CDS encoding murein hydrolase activator EnvC family protein, which yields MRQAQRPYPTRLPALCFRYGAGGIATLLWLTGILLILPPWALGQSSLNQLQQQAEQNRRLLQLQQQRIEQLNRDLANLDAATKQQIQELRRLEAEMTRLERERAELTRQITLLESQKQQAETRIASLQKELEGLRERLSALLQSLHRERAGRYLPLLRAESFTDLSVRSRWVGVLGQHQTDLMERIKTTVRQLDEERVRLELLVNTLSERRAERQQRITALAQNRQTVQLTLANLRRQQAGRQIILRETLQAQAQLRAELQVLQGRIAAELRRLAEERRRAEEERRRREAEERRRRELQAQREREAALVLPSVPREVVGALQFPVRGGRVAEPYGFQGNDWQTLQGSQASSPIVAAADGVVIDSLFIANLGYTLTIRHSDQMATQYVNVLEPRVSVGQRVAQGQVIGFTGGGVLIPSNQMWFRVIVIDNDGSFHYVDPSRYY from the coding sequence ATGAGGCAAGCCCAAAGGCCCTACCCAACCAGACTGCCGGCCCTGTGCTTCCGCTATGGTGCTGGAGGTATTGCCACACTCTTGTGGCTTACAGGCATTTTGCTGATTCTCCCACCCTGGGCCCTCGGGCAGAGCAGCCTGAACCAGCTCCAGCAGCAGGCCGAGCAAAACCGGCGGCTCCTTCAGTTACAACAGCAGCGCATCGAGCAGCTCAACCGCGACCTGGCCAACCTCGATGCAGCCACCAAGCAGCAGATTCAGGAATTGCGCCGCCTAGAGGCCGAGATGACCCGCCTCGAGCGCGAGCGGGCCGAGCTCACCCGCCAGATCACCCTGCTGGAAAGCCAGAAGCAGCAAGCCGAGACCCGCATAGCCAGCCTGCAAAAAGAGCTCGAGGGACTCCGCGAGCGGCTTTCGGCCTTATTGCAGAGCCTGCACCGCGAGCGGGCCGGGCGCTATCTGCCCCTCTTGCGAGCCGAATCGTTCACCGACTTATCGGTGCGGAGCCGGTGGGTGGGGGTGTTGGGGCAGCACCAAACCGACCTGATGGAGCGCATCAAAACCACCGTACGCCAGCTAGATGAAGAACGGGTGCGGCTCGAGCTGCTCGTCAATACCCTCAGCGAACGCCGGGCCGAACGGCAGCAGCGCATCACTGCCCTGGCACAGAACCGACAGACGGTGCAGCTCACCCTGGCCAACCTGCGACGGCAGCAGGCCGGGCGGCAGATTATCCTGCGCGAAACCCTGCAGGCCCAGGCCCAGCTACGGGCCGAGTTGCAGGTATTGCAGGGCCGCATTGCCGCCGAACTGCGCCGCCTCGCCGAAGAACGCCGCCGTGCCGAGGAGGAGCGCCGCCGCCGGGAGGCCGAGGAACGCCGCCGCCGCGAGCTGCAAGCCCAGCGGGAACGGGAGGCCGCGCTGGTGCTTCCCTCGGTTCCGCGTGAGGTGGTGGGGGCGTTGCAATTTCCCGTCCGCGGTGGCCGTGTCGCCGAGCCCTACGGGTTCCAGGGCAACGACTGGCAAACCCTCCAGGGGAGCCAGGCATCCAGTCCCATCGTAGCCGCCGCCGACGGGGTGGTGATTGATAGCCTGTTCATCGCCAACCTGGGCTACACCCTCACCATTCGCCACTCCGACCAGATGGCCACCCAGTATGTCAACGTGCTCGAGCCCCGCGTCTCGGTAGGCCAGCGGGTAGCCCAGGGCCAGGTGATTGGCTTTACCGGAGGGGGCGTGCTGATCCCCAGCAACCAGATGTGGTTCCGGGTGATTGTAATCGACAACGACGGCAGCTTCCACTACGTAGATCCGTCTCGTTACTACTAG
- a CDS encoding winged helix-turn-helix domain-containing protein: MPTLVQWDNQVGLVGPEQTLWVEAEQSWMEGLIRQLEPLDPLSAPEIAEQALLEKLVENAGSRLWAFLDDVNMLLTHGEMALETAQASRRYDRVATLAQWLERLLKVQQSGEALAELWGAFSGKKRSMPAKHPSKKAPVPDKTRKRTKGAALPQKEYRLPILRALAELGGRGKTAEVLDRVYLQLKHLFTDGDLERAYDDPRRDEPIWRNRARWEIAALKEEKLVQSGGYGVLILTDKGAAYLHGA; the protein is encoded by the coding sequence ATGCCCACTTTGGTGCAGTGGGATAACCAGGTGGGCCTGGTAGGGCCGGAGCAAACTCTGTGGGTAGAAGCCGAGCAATCGTGGATGGAAGGCTTGATCCGGCAACTGGAGCCGCTAGACCCCCTCAGCGCGCCCGAGATCGCCGAGCAGGCCCTGCTAGAGAAGCTGGTGGAGAATGCTGGAAGCCGTCTGTGGGCTTTCCTGGATGATGTGAACATGCTGTTGACTCATGGCGAAATGGCGCTAGAGACGGCCCAGGCATCCCGCCGTTATGACCGGGTAGCTACCCTAGCCCAGTGGCTCGAGCGCCTGCTCAAGGTGCAGCAGAGCGGGGAAGCCCTAGCCGAGCTTTGGGGGGCTTTCTCTGGGAAAAAGCGAAGCATGCCCGCAAAGCATCCTTCAAAAAAAGCGCCAGTGCCTGATAAGACCCGCAAGCGAACCAAAGGTGCGGCCTTGCCACAAAAGGAGTACCGTTTGCCCATTTTGCGTGCGCTGGCAGAACTGGGGGGACGTGGAAAAACTGCGGAGGTGCTGGACAGGGTTTATCTGCAACTGAAACATCTTTTTACCGACGGGGACTTGGAAAGGGCCTACGATGATCCCAGACGGGACGAACCGATATGGCGAAACCGAGCACGCTGGGAAATAGCTGCTTTGAAGGAAGAGAAGCTGGTGCAGAGCGGTGGCTATGGGGTACTGATTCTCACAGATAAAGGAGCAGCCTACCTGCACGGGGCTTAG